Part of the Rhizobium sp. WYJ-E13 genome is shown below.
GCTGAGCCGCTGGGAATGAAAGCAGAACAACTTTCTGGTCTTTCCTTCCCGAATCACTACATTACGCGGCATGAGCAATAGTTTCGACGATATGCCCTTCTTCGACGAGGAACCGGGCGAAGCGCCGCGCAAACCGCAACAGCCTGCAGCACCTGCCCCAAGGGCGCCGGCTGTCGGCGGCGGCATTGCCGCCCGCGCCATGGCGGCTCGTGATGGCACTCGCCCCGATTATCTCGCCGGCCTCAACCCGGAACAGCGCGAAGCGGTCGAGACGCTGGAAGGCCCCGTCCTCGTGCTTGCCGGCGCTGGCACCGGCAAGACCCGCGTTCTGACCACCCGTATCGCCCACATTCTTTCGACCGGACGAGCCTTCCCCTCGCAGATCCTCGCCGTGACCTTCACCAACAAGGCCGCTCGCGAAATGAAGGAGCGTATCGCGCTTCTCGTCGGCGGCGCCGTTGAAGGCATGCCCTGGCTCGGCACCTTCCACTCGATCGGCGTCAAGCTCCTGCGCCGCCATGCCGAACTCGTCGGCCTGCGCTCCGATTTCACCATCCTCGACACCGACGATGTGATCCGCCTCATCAAGCAGATCATCCAGGCCGAGGGGCTCGACGACAAGCGCTGGCCGGCCAAGCAGTTCGCCGGCATGATCGATACCTGGAAGAACAAGGGCCTCGGGCCGGCCGATATTCCCGAAGGAGATGCGCGCGCCTTCGCCAATGGCCGCGGCCGCGACCTCTACTTCGCCTATCAGAACCGCCTGTCGACGCTGAACGCCTGCGATTTCGGCGATCTCCTGATGCATCCGATCGCGATCTTCCGCAAACAGCCAGATCTCTTGAAGGAATATCACCAGAAGTTCCGCTACATTCTCGTCGACGAGTATCAGGACACCAACACCGCCCAATATATGTGGCTGCGGCTTCTCGCCCAGCGTGCCAAGGGCGAGCCGCAGAATGTCTGCTGCGTCGGCGACGACGACCAATCCATCTATGGCTGGCGCGGTGCGGAAGTGGACAATATCCTCCGCTTCGAAAAGGATTTTCCAGGCGCCAAGGTCATCAAGCTGGAGCGCAACTACCGCTCGACGGCCCATATCCTCGGTGCCGCCGCCCATCTCATCACCCATAATGAAGGCCGCCTCGGCAAGACGCTCTTCACCGACCGCTCCGATCCTGACGATGTCAAGGTGCAGGTCCATGCCTCCTGGGATTCCGAAGAAGAAGCGCGTGCCATCGGCGAGGAAATCGAGCGCCTGCAGCGCGGCGACGCCGACGGCAGGAAACATCTGCTGAACGACATGGCGATCCTCGTTCGCGCCTCCTTCCAGATGCGCGAATTCGAAGACCGCTTCGTCACGCTCGGCTTGAACTACCGCGTCATCGGCGGTCCGCGCTTCTACGAGCGCCTCGAAATCCGCGATGCCATGGCCTATTTCCGCCTCGTCGCCCAGCCAGCCGACGACCTCGCCTTCGAGCGCATCATCAATACGCCGAAGCGCGGCCTTGGCGATACGACGGTGCGCGCGCTTCACGATTATGCCCGCGCCCGCGACATTCCGATGCTGGCGGCCGCCGCCGACATGATCGAGACGGACGAGCTGAAGCCGAAGGCGCGCAAGGCCCTTTTCGACGTGATTCAATCTTTCCGCCGATGGCAGGAACTGCTTGAAAACACACCACATACCGAACTTGCCGAGCAGATCCTCGAAGAGTCCGGATATACCGACATGTGGAAGAACGACAAGAGCGCCGAAGCGCCGGGTCGCCTTGAAAACCTCAAGGAACTCATCCGTTCCATGGAAAGCTTCGAATCCATGCGCGGCTTCCTGGAGCACGTCTCGCTCGTCATGGATGCCGAGACCAACGAAAATCTCGACGCCGTCTCTATCATGACGCTGCACTCGGCCAAGGGCCTGGAATTCGACACTGTCTTCCTGCCCGGCTGGGAGGAAGGCCTCTTCCCACACCAGCGTTCCCTCGACGAATCCGGTCGCGCCGGCCTGGAGGAAGAACGCCGCCTCGCCTATGTCGGCATCACCCGCGCCAAGCACCGCTGCCACATCTGGTTCGTCTCCAACCGCCGCATCCACGGCCTGTGGCAATCGACCATTCCCTCGCGCTTCCTCGACGAACTGCCGGAAACCCATGTGGAAGTGGCCGAGATGGAGCAGAACTATGGCGGCTACGGCCGCGGCGGCGGTTACGGCCAGTCGCGATTCGACAAGGCCGATCCCTTCGCCAATTCCTATTCGACTCCAGGCTGGAAGCGCGCCCAGCAGAACAAGACCGACGCCACCCGCGACAACTGGGGCACCCGCTCCGGCCATGCGGTGGAGCGCATCGGCTACGGTGAAAGCGGCCCGCGCGGCCGCACCATCGAGGGCGAACTGGTGGCGAAATCCACCGCCACCGAACCCTCGCGCTTCGCCCTCGGCGACCGCGTCTTCCACATCAAATTCGGCAACGGCTCGATATCCGGCATCGAAGGCAACAAGCTGACGATCGACTTCGACCGCGCCGGCCAGAAGCGCGTGCTGGACGGGTTTGTGGAGCGGGTCTGACCGCTCCACTGCGTCGGTACCTTGTCCGGAATCACAGGCCCAGCAGCCCGCAGTTCTCCAGATGACAAAACGCCGCTTTGACCCGACTCGCAAACAGGCATAGCCCGGTCACTGCCCGCCCATGAAAGGCAGGCTTCACAAGACCTTCAGAGGAGGTTCAAGTGACCAGTGTTTCAGCTCTGGGCAGCACGCTGACCCAGTACAAAGCCCCCCTCAATCCCCTCGACAAGAACGGTGACGGCGTCGTCTCGGCAGACGAGCTCGCCGCTGCCTCCCAATCCTCAACGGCCAGTACCGCGGGCGATGATGGTTCGTCAGGCTCCGATATCGTCCAGAAGATCACAGCCGATATTCTGGCGCTCATGCTCTCACTCCAGAAGAGCGATGACAGCGATGGCCAGTCCGGCACCGATGACATCAGTGACGAGTCCAAGGGAGCGCTCTCTGCCCTGGATTCGAACGGCGACGGCAAGTTGACCACATCGGAAATTCTTGCCGCCGACCCGCAAAAGATTGCCGCCACCGGCGGTGACGATGATGACAGCGGCCTGATGGCCAAAGTCCTGACCGACATGCAGACCGCACTTCGCGCATACCAGACGACCTACGGCAGCTCGCCCGCTGCAAACGGCGAGAGCGACCAAACGGCCTGATGCAATGAGGCTCTGCCGGGGGAGCCTCGCTGAACAGGCCGCAAGCAACCTTCGCCGCAGGCACCATTCGTTCTGACCCACGGCAAGCTCCTCAGAACACCGAGCTTTCTTGTCGGCCTTTTCGACCGCGTGGATACCCTGTAAATGACCTGCAGCTAAAGGCATTCACTCCAGGCTTCACCCGATTTTCCGGCGAGACATCCGATGACGACCATACCAACACTCCAAACCGAGCGCCTGATCCTCCGGCCTCCTGCAATGGAAGACTGGCCGGACTACCACGCGCTGATGATATCCGATCGCGCCCGATATATGGGCGGCCCGCATTCGACCAAGGCCGCCTGGGGCATGTTCTGCCATGACGTCGCCCTATGGGAACTGATGGGTCACGGCGCCCTGATGATGGAGGACCGGGTTTCAGGACAATGCCTCGGCCAGGTCGGCATCAATCACGGCCCGCTGTTTCCCGAGAAAGAACTGGACTGGCTTGTCTATCCGCAAGCCGAAGGCAAAGGTTACGCCTATGAGGCAGCCGTTGCCTTGCGCGACTGGGCCTTTACGGTTCGTGGCCTGAAGACGCTGGTGAGCTATATCGCTGCTCCCAATGTGAGGTCGATTCGGCTCGCCGAGCGGCTGGGCGCAGTGCCGGATGGAACGGCGGCGCGCCAGGATGGCGATTCCGACGATCTGGTCTTCAGGCATTCGGCTCCTTAGCGCATGCACAAATCCGAAGGGAAAACGCGAAATACTTGCCACTTTCGCGTATTACGCGAGCGCCATGGGAAAAATACGTTGATGCAGCCATCTGACACTCTCGATACGAGAAATAGCACTTGCGCCTTGCCCCCCGGAAATCCACTAGTTGATTGTGCTGGTATCGGTCGGCATTTTGCGGTGCGGTATGCGTAAGGGATAGCTTGATGAAGGCGTTGCTGCTGGTCGATATTCAGAATGGCTTCTGTCCCGGAGGCAACCTGCCGGTTCTGGATGGCCATGAGGTCGTTCCCGTCGCCAACAGCCTCATCGACAGCGGCAAATACGATCTCATCGTCGCCTCGCAGGACTGGCACCCGGCTGACCACGGCAGCTTCGCGTCCACCCATCCCTGCAAGACCCCTTTCGAGATGGGCGAACTTTCCGGCAAGCCGCAGATGTTGTGGCCGGATCACTGCGTGCAATACACGCGCGACGCCGAGCTGCACCCCGAGCTCCACTCTGCCCAAATCGACCTCATCCAGCAGAAGGGCGAAAACAAGAACGTCGACAGCTATTCCGCCTTCCGCGACAACGATCAGTATGCCGTGACAGGCTTGGCCGATTTCCTGATCGATCAAGGTGTCACCGAACTCGACGTCTGCGGGCTTGCGACCGACTATTGCGTAAAATTCTCCGCACTCGATGCGCTGGAGCTGATCCCCGGCGTCAAGGTCCGATTTGTCGAGGACGCAAGCCGCGGCATCACGCCTGAAGGCGTTGCCGCCGCCATCGACGAGATGCGTGCAAAGGGAATCGATATCGTCAAGAGTGCCGATATCCTCTCCGCCTGATCAGCCGTTCTTCTCGCCTTCCCGCTCGAGCAGATAGATCTCCTCTCCAAAATCCTCCATCTTCTTGAGGAAGGCGGCGTGGGCGTCGCGAAGCCCTCTGTTGTAGAAATAGGGTCCGATCTTCTCGGCGAAAAAATCGAGCAGGAATTCGGCCGGCAGCACGCCGATCGGGTCGAGCTCGCGATCGAAATATTGGCGGATGTGCGAAACGATCTCCGCCTTTTCTTCCTTCGTAAATTCGATCTTCTTCATTGTCTCCCTCACCTCGCCGGTGACGCAAACCGGTAACGCTTCAGCAAAATCGATTGGTGAATCAAGGAAATTCAATTGCCGCAGCGGGTGAGACACCATAGAGGGAAATTTCAATTCCAACAGGACCAATCCCATGAAACGCGCCGACTTTGTCGAAGGTTTGCGGGGCGGATTTGCCGTGGCGCTCGCTTCTGCTCCCTTTGGAGCGCTGTTTGGCGCCCTTGCTGCCGAGCAGGGCATGTCTCTCTCCGAACTCACCTTCATGAGCGCCACCGTCTATGCAGGCGCCAGCCAGTTGGTCGGCATCGAGCTCTTCGGCCATAATGTCCAGGCTTGGGTGATCGTTCTGTCCATCCTCGCCGTCAACTTCCGCCACGTGCTCTATTCGGCGGCGATCGCCCGCTACATCAGGCATTTCACGGCACTCCAGAAGTTCTTCACCTTCTTCCTTCTAGTCGATCCGCAATTTGCCGAAACCGTCAAGCGCGGCGAGGCAGGTCAGCCCGTCACCTTCACCTGGTATCTCGGCTTCGGCATCATCATCTACATTCCCTGGGTTCTCATCAGCCTGATCGGCGGCATGCTCGGCGCCTTGATCGGCGATCCGAAAATGATCGGCCTCGATATCCTCCTGCCGGCCTATTTCCTTGGCATCGTGCTCGGCTTCCGTAAACGCGACAATTTCCTGCCCGTGGCGCTGACGAGCGCTGTTGCCTCGGTCATCGCCTATCATTTCGTCGGCTCCCCCTGGCATGTGAGCCTTGGCGCTGCGGCCGGCATCATTCTTGCCGCGTTGATGCCTCTGCCTGCCGAGGAGCCGGATCTCGAAGCCGACGCCCTCAACACCGAAAATCACGAGGTCTGAGATGGAATTCGATCTCCACATGGCTCTCGTGATCCTGGCCGCCGCAGTCGCGACCTTCGCGACTCGCATCGGCGGCTACATCATGATTACCAAGATGAAACGCATCCCGCCCCGCATGGAAGCGGCGCTGAACGCCGTGCCGGCAGCGGTCCTCACGACGCTCGTCGCCCCCGCCTTCTTCATCGGCGGTTGGGATTCGAAACTGGCGCTCGCCGTCGCCCTCGTCATCGGCCTGCGCTTCTCGCACACCTGGATGCTCGTGGCCGCCTGGATCATCGTGATGATCTGGCGGCACACGATCGGTCTTTAAGTCAGACGCTCGATTCCAACCGCTCAGTATTCCAGCGGCAGCGTCGCATTCTCCAGCCATGCCTTGACGTCATGGTCGTGGATCAACGGCATCAGCGCCTCGCGCGTTTGACGGTGGTATTCGTTGAACCAGTGCAGCTCGTCATGCGTCAGCAATTCGGGAATGACGATGCTGCGATCGATTGGGCAGAAGGTCAGCGTTTCAAAGCCGAGCATCGGCATATCGCCGCCTTCAATGGCTTCAGCCTCACGCACATAGATCAGGTTTTCGATGCGGATGCCGAAATGACCCGGCCGGTAATAACCCGGCTCGTTGGAGAGGATCATGCCCGGCAGCAGTTCCTGTGTCGAAAGCCGCGAGATGCGCTGCGGCCCCTCGTGAACCGAGAGATAGGAGCCGACGCCATGACCCGTGCCATGTGCGAAATCGGCCCCTGCCCGCCACAACGCGATGCGCGCCAGCGGATCGAGGTCGCAGCCGCGCGTACCCTTGGGGAAGCGCGCCGTACTGATCTGGATCATACCCTTCAACACCAGCGTGAAGAAGCGCTTGTGCTCTTCAGTGACGACGCCGATACCCACCGTGCGGGTGATGTCGGTCGTGCCGTTGGTGTATTGCGCGCCGGAATCGATCAGGAAGAGCTCGCCCGGCTTGATATGCCGGTCGGTCGCCGTCGTCACCCGGTAGTGCATGATGGCCGCATGTTCGCCCGCACCCGAGATCGTGTCGAAGGAAATATCCTTCAGCGGGTTCTGCATGCTCTCGCCCATTTTCGCACGAGCCGCTTCCAGCCGCTGGGCAGCACCGATCTCGGTGATCGTGCCGGGCTTGCTCTGAGAGAGCCAATAGAGGAATTCGACCATGGCAGCGCCATCCTGCAGATGCGCGGCCGCCGAACCGTTGATCTCGACGCTGTTTTTCACCGCCCGCGGCAGCTTTGCCGGATCGGCACCCTCGACCACCTCGCCGCCCGCCTTGCGGACGATCTCGGCAAGGGCATAGGAGGCGATATCGGGATCGATGAGGATACGGCCGCCACCCCTGGCGACTTCAGTGAGCTTTTCGTCCAGCAGCGATGGCGCAAGCTGGCTGGCGATCTGCGCAAGATAAGCTTCCGGCTCGATGCCGGTCTTGCGCTTGTCGAGGAAAATCTCCGCCTTCCCGTCGGCATGGATGATGGCACGCGCCAGAGGATGCGGCGTATGCGGCACGTCGGCGCCGCGGATATTGAAGATCCAGGCGATGGAGGAGGGATCGGCAATCAGCACCGCTTTGAGGTTCTTCTTGCCGAGATCGGCGGCGATCGTCGCGATCTTGTCCTTGGCGAGGATGCCGGCCTGCGCGACGTTCTGGATGACAACAGGCCCAAGCGGCTCTGCCGGGCGATCTGTCCACAGCTTGTCGAGCGGATTATGCGGCAGGAAGACGAGCGAACCGCCGATCTCGGAAAGCGCCTTTTCGAGCTTGCGCACCTCCGCACCCGAATGCAGCCAAGGATCGATGCCGAGTCGCAGCCCGTTCTTGCCATGCGCCGGCAGCCAGACATGCGGCGGCTCGTTGACGAGATCCCCGCCGGTAAAGACTGCGCCGTCCACCTGTTCGGCGAGCTGAGTCACGTAACGTCCGTCGACATAGACGATCGCTTCCGTTCGGGTAATCAGCGCGATGCCCGCCGAGCCGGTGAAGCCCGTCAGCCAGGACAGCCGCTCGGCACAGGCCGGCACATATTCGCCGTTGAATTCATCGGCGCGCGGCACGAGAAACGCATCGATGCCGAGCGCATCGAAACTGGCGCGCAGCACGGAAACCCGTTCCCTGCCGAACTGCGGCGTGGAGGTGACTTCGAAAGACTGGAACATGCTGAAAACCCGAATGAATGAGACGAATCCGGTTAATGGGATAGCGGCCATGTTAGCGAATTTTCAGTCATTGGGGAGAAAAAGCGACGCGAAGCGCCTGGAAGCTGCCAGCCGCCCATTAATTTGGCAGAAATGTGTCTCGATGTGGGAAACTGGCACGCTTCATGCATTGCGCGCATGGCTCCCATGAAACAAACCCTCTGCCACCGCATGACGGAATAGCTATATACAGCGCATCGAACGGTTCGCGACGAACCACCAACAAAGGATTTTTTGAAATGACCGCCTCTCTCTCGCGCTTCGCTTACAGCAGCCCGGTACAGGCTGGCGAACGCCAGACTGTGCGTCATATCATCGGCGCCCGCCGCCCGCAGCATGAGGACAGCCTCAAGGTGCTTGCAGCCGGCCAGCGTTCCACGCGCCACAAGGGCGCACCGAGCTACGCATTCTGAGCTTAAAGCCTTTCCGATCCTCCTCCCTCCACCGGAAAGGCCTATCGGAATGCAGTAGAGCCCGCTCGAGCATCTCCTCCTCCTTCGAGCTCGCGGGCATGACCGGATTTAAACGCCGGTTTAAGGCGGTGTCACTGACACCGCCTTTTTTCTGCCTGTATTCCTGGGAAAACGCGCGTAGAAGAGATCAGGGACGATCCAGATGGATCGTCACCCAGCCGTTGCGCCAGATGGTACGCACATGGCGAAGCTTGGCGCCATTATAGGCGGCCAGCACCTTCCAGCGCTGCGAGGCGAGAATGCCGGACAGGATTACCGATCCGCCCGGCGCCAGATTGGTGACGAGCTGCGGCGCCATCTTGATCAGCGGCCGCGCCAGGATATTGGCAATGATCAGGTCGAACGGCCCATGCTCGGAAAAAGCCGTCGAGTGAAAGCCCGGTGCCGTCACAGTGCTGATGCCACTGGTGATGCCATTGCGGCGAACATTCTCGGCCGCGACGCGCACAGCGATCGGGTCAATATCAGTCGCGAGTACAGGAATATTGCGGAGCTTGCGAACGGCAATCGCCAATACGCCGCTGCCGGTTCCGAGGTCCAGCGCATTGCGCACCGTGCGGGCACGAAGCACCCGATCGATCACCTCCAGACAGCCAGCGGTCGTGCCGTGATGGCCGGTGCCGAAAGCCTGGCCGGCATCGATCTCGATGGCGATATCTCCTGATCGCACCTTGTCGCGGTCATGCGAGCCATGCACGAGGAAGCGCCCCGCCCTGACGGGCTTCAGCCCCTCCAGCGACTTGACCACCCAGTCCACATCAGGAATGACCTCGCGCAACAACGCAGCATCCGGAAATGTCTCCTTCAGCGCCTCCTCGATGCGAGGGCGCACCTCCGTCTCGTCCGCCGTCATCATGTAGACGGAGGCTTCCCAGATATCCTTCTTTTCGTCGACCTCGGTGGTGCCGATGGCAAAATCTTCTTCGCCGAAGACCTCGCTCAAGAGGTCGAGGATTTCCTCGGCCTGCTTTTCAGTCGTCGACACGTAAAGGCGGATTTCACTCACGATAGGCGATCTTTCAGGTTGCGTCGCCCGCTGCCGGTGTATGTGCTTTCAGCGGCCGGTCATCCCTTGGCGACGAGATTCTCAAGCTTCTTTATCGCCGTATCCGGATTTTCGCCATAGGAGATCGTTCCCGCAAAACGCCCGGCAGAATCAAGCAGGAAGACCGAGGCCGTGTGATCCATCGTATAGTCGCC
Proteins encoded:
- a CDS encoding DUF2164 domain-containing protein, which codes for MKKIEFTKEEKAEIVSHIRQYFDRELDPIGVLPAEFLLDFFAEKIGPYFYNRGLRDAHAAFLKKMEDFGEEIYLLEREGEKNG
- a CDS encoding GNAT family N-acetyltransferase, which encodes MTTIPTLQTERLILRPPAMEDWPDYHALMISDRARYMGGPHSTKAAWGMFCHDVALWELMGHGALMMEDRVSGQCLGQVGINHGPLFPEKELDWLVYPQAEGKGYAYEAAVALRDWAFTVRGLKTLVSYIAAPNVRSIRLAERLGAVPDGTAARQDGDSDDLVFRHSAP
- a CDS encoding ATP-dependent helicase, yielding MSNSFDDMPFFDEEPGEAPRKPQQPAAPAPRAPAVGGGIAARAMAARDGTRPDYLAGLNPEQREAVETLEGPVLVLAGAGTGKTRVLTTRIAHILSTGRAFPSQILAVTFTNKAAREMKERIALLVGGAVEGMPWLGTFHSIGVKLLRRHAELVGLRSDFTILDTDDVIRLIKQIIQAEGLDDKRWPAKQFAGMIDTWKNKGLGPADIPEGDARAFANGRGRDLYFAYQNRLSTLNACDFGDLLMHPIAIFRKQPDLLKEYHQKFRYILVDEYQDTNTAQYMWLRLLAQRAKGEPQNVCCVGDDDQSIYGWRGAEVDNILRFEKDFPGAKVIKLERNYRSTAHILGAAAHLITHNEGRLGKTLFTDRSDPDDVKVQVHASWDSEEEARAIGEEIERLQRGDADGRKHLLNDMAILVRASFQMREFEDRFVTLGLNYRVIGGPRFYERLEIRDAMAYFRLVAQPADDLAFERIINTPKRGLGDTTVRALHDYARARDIPMLAAAADMIETDELKPKARKALFDVIQSFRRWQELLENTPHTELAEQILEESGYTDMWKNDKSAEAPGRLENLKELIRSMESFESMRGFLEHVSLVMDAETNENLDAVSIMTLHSAKGLEFDTVFLPGWEEGLFPHQRSLDESGRAGLEEERRLAYVGITRAKHRCHIWFVSNRRIHGLWQSTIPSRFLDELPETHVEVAEMEQNYGGYGRGGGYGQSRFDKADPFANSYSTPGWKRAQQNKTDATRDNWGTRSGHAVERIGYGESGPRGRTIEGELVAKSTATEPSRFALGDRVFHIKFGNGSISGIEGNKLTIDFDRAGQKRVLDGFVERV
- the pncA gene encoding bifunctional nicotinamidase/pyrazinamidase, producing MKALLLVDIQNGFCPGGNLPVLDGHEVVPVANSLIDSGKYDLIVASQDWHPADHGSFASTHPCKTPFEMGELSGKPQMLWPDHCVQYTRDAELHPELHSAQIDLIQQKGENKNVDSYSAFRDNDQYAVTGLADFLIDQGVTELDVCGLATDYCVKFSALDALELIPGVKVRFVEDASRGITPEGVAAAIDEMRAKGIDIVKSADILSA
- a CDS encoding AzlC family ABC transporter permease is translated as MKRADFVEGLRGGFAVALASAPFGALFGALAAEQGMSLSELTFMSATVYAGASQLVGIELFGHNVQAWVIVLSILAVNFRHVLYSAAIARYIRHFTALQKFFTFFLLVDPQFAETVKRGEAGQPVTFTWYLGFGIIIYIPWVLISLIGGMLGALIGDPKMIGLDILLPAYFLGIVLGFRKRDNFLPVALTSAVASVIAYHFVGSPWHVSLGAAAGIILAALMPLPAEEPDLEADALNTENHEV
- a CDS encoding aminopeptidase P family protein, which gives rise to MFQSFEVTSTPQFGRERVSVLRASFDALGIDAFLVPRADEFNGEYVPACAERLSWLTGFTGSAGIALITRTEAIVYVDGRYVTQLAEQVDGAVFTGGDLVNEPPHVWLPAHGKNGLRLGIDPWLHSGAEVRKLEKALSEIGGSLVFLPHNPLDKLWTDRPAEPLGPVVIQNVAQAGILAKDKIATIAADLGKKNLKAVLIADPSSIAWIFNIRGADVPHTPHPLARAIIHADGKAEIFLDKRKTGIEPEAYLAQIASQLAPSLLDEKLTEVARGGGRILIDPDIASYALAEIVRKAGGEVVEGADPAKLPRAVKNSVEINGSAAAHLQDGAAMVEFLYWLSQSKPGTITEIGAAQRLEAARAKMGESMQNPLKDISFDTISGAGEHAAIMHYRVTTATDRHIKPGELFLIDSGAQYTNGTTDITRTVGIGVVTEEHKRFFTLVLKGMIQISTARFPKGTRGCDLDPLARIALWRAGADFAHGTGHGVGSYLSVHEGPQRISRLSTQELLPGMILSNEPGYYRPGHFGIRIENLIYVREAEAIEGGDMPMLGFETLTFCPIDRSIVIPELLTHDELHWFNEYHRQTREALMPLIHDHDVKAWLENATLPLEY
- a CDS encoding 50S ribosomal protein L11 methyltransferase; this encodes MSEIRLYVSTTEKQAEEILDLLSEVFGEEDFAIGTTEVDEKKDIWEASVYMMTADETEVRPRIEEALKETFPDAALLREVIPDVDWVVKSLEGLKPVRAGRFLVHGSHDRDKVRSGDIAIEIDAGQAFGTGHHGTTAGCLEVIDRVLRARTVRNALDLGTGSGVLAIAVRKLRNIPVLATDIDPIAVRVAAENVRRNGITSGISTVTAPGFHSTAFSEHGPFDLIIANILARPLIKMAPQLVTNLAPGGSVILSGILASQRWKVLAAYNGAKLRHVRTIWRNGWVTIHLDRP
- a CDS encoding AzlD family protein, whose amino-acid sequence is MEFDLHMALVILAAAVATFATRIGGYIMITKMKRIPPRMEAALNAVPAAVLTTLVAPAFFIGGWDSKLALAVALVIGLRFSHTWMLVAAWIIVMIWRHTIGL